A window of the Equus przewalskii isolate Varuska chromosome 10, EquPr2, whole genome shotgun sequence genome harbors these coding sequences:
- the LOC103545433 gene encoding olfactory receptor 2V1-like: protein MELWNHTSLSDFLLLGLFSHSPYDFFLFSLVLLASTVALASNILFLLLIQADRRLHTSMYFFLSQLSIMDLTMTATVVPKMAANFLSGRKFISRGSCAAQVFLVVMAGGAECFLLAVMAYDRYVAICHPLRYPVLMNWKACSLLALASWMGGVADSVIDVSVVFSFPYCGSLQVDHFFCEVPALLRLSCADTSLFEDLVYACCVVMLLLPLGVIVASYAWVLAAVIRMPSTEGKHKALTTCSSHLGVVGLYYGGAVLSYLQRASARTPAGDRTTSIFYTIVTPMLNPLIYSLRNRDVARALRKVLGRWRV, encoded by the coding sequence ATGGAGCTCTGGAACCACACCTCCCTATCGGACTTCCTCCTTTTGGGCCTGTTTAGCCATTCACCATatgacttcttccttttctctcttgtgCTTCTGGCCTCCACTGTTGCCTTGGCCAGCAacatcctcttcctcctgctcattCAGGCCGACAGACGCCTGCACACCtccatgtacttttttctcagcCAGCTCTCCATCATGGACCTGACCATGACGGCCACAGTGGTGCCCAAGATGGCAGCCAACTTTCTCTCTGGCCGTAAGTTCATCTCTCGGGGCAGTTGTGCGGCTCAGGTCTTCCTAGTGGTCATGGCGGGAGGAGCGGAGTGCTTCCTCTTGGCGGTCATGGCCTACGACCGTTATGTGGCGATTTGCCACCCGCTGCGGTACCCTGTGCTCATGAACTGGAAGGCCTGCTCTCTCCTGGCCTTGGCCTCCTGGATGGGTGGGGTGGCCGACAGCGTGATCGACGTGAGCGTGGTCTTCAGCTTCCCATACTGCGGCTCTCTCCAGGTGGACCATTTCTTCTGTGAGGTCCCTGCTCTGCTGCGTCTTTCTTGTGCCGACACCTCGCTCTTTGAGGACCTCGTCTATGCTTGCTGCGTGGTCATGCTGCTGCTACCCCTTGGGGTCATTGTGGCTTCCTATGCCTGGGTTCTTGCAGCTGTGATTAGAATGCCCTCCACCGAAGGGAAACACAAGGCTCTGACCACTTGCTCCTCCCACCTGGGTGTGGTGGGCCTCTACTATGGGGGAGCAGTGCTTAGCTACCTGCAGCGGGCTTCTGCGAGAACTCCAGCAGGAGACCGAACTACCTCCATCTTCTACACCATCGTCACCCCAATGCTCAACCCACTCATTtacagcctgaggaacagggATGTAGCGAGGGCCCTGAGGAAGGTGCTGGGGAGATGGAGAGTGTAG
- the LOC103542872 gene encoding olfactory receptor 2V1-like: MVWVGNQTLISHFIFLGLFTHSPLHIFLFSITMIMFLMALSGNGLMILLINVSSHLHTPMYFFLSWLSLMDLMLISTIVPRMAVDFLMGHGSICFTGCGLQILFFVTLLGDECFLLAFMAYDRYVAISNPLRYSVVMSRRVCWLMVSGSWLFGLVDGLIQAVFTLSFPYCGSQEIDHFFCDVPAVLKLACADTSLYETMIYVCCILMLLLPFSVISASYLKILVAVLRMRSAEGRQKAFATCSSHMAVVSLFYGAAMITYMRPQTYHSSKQDKVVSVFYTMITPMLNPLIYSLRNKEVARALKKLLWRCLCSREQD, from the coding sequence ATGGTCTGGGTGGGAAACCAGACTCTCATCTCCCACTTCATTTTCCTGGGCCTCTTCACCCACTCGCCACTccacatcttcctcttttccatcaCCATGATCATGTTTTTGATGGCTCTCTCTGGCAACGGGCTCATGATCCTCCTCATCAATGTCAGCTCCCACctgcacacccccatgtacttcttcctcagctGGCTGTCACTCATGGACCTCATGCTCATCTCCACCATTGTGCCACGGATGGCCGTTGACTTCCTCATGGGCCATGGCTCCATCTGCTTCACAGGCTGTGGGCTCCAGATCCTCTTCTTCGTCACCCTTCTAGGGGATGAGTGCTTCCTGCTGGCTttcatggcctatgaccgctatgtggccatcagCAACCCCCTGAGATACTCAGTGGTCATGAGCCGCCGTGTATGCTGGCTCATGGTATCAGGCTCCTGGCTCTTTGGCCTGGTAGATGGGCTGATTCAGGCTGTCTTCACTCTAAGCTTTCCCTACTGTGGCTCCCAGGAGATTGACCACTTCTTCTGTGATGTCCCTGCTGTGCTCAAGCTGGCCTGTGCTGACACCTCTCTCTACGAGACCATGATCTATGTCTGCTGTATCCTCATGCTGCTCCTGCCCTTCTCTGTCATCTCTGCCTCCTACCTGAAGATCCTAGTGGCTGTGCTCCGTATGCGTTCTGCTGAAGGTCGTCAGAAGGCCTTTGCTACCTGCTCATCCCACATGGCAGTGGTCTCCCTCTTCTACGGGGCCGCCATGATCACCTACATGAGGCCCCAGACCTACCACTCCTCCAAACAGGACAAGGTGGTCTCTGTCTTCTATACCATGATCACCCCTATGCTCAACCCGCTCATCTACAGCTTGAGGAACAAGGAAGTGGCCAGGGCTCTCAAAAAACTCCTGTGGAGGTGTCTATGTAGTAGGGAGCAGGACTAG